One window of Vespa velutina chromosome 2, iVesVel2.1, whole genome shotgun sequence genomic DNA carries:
- the LOC124946982 gene encoding uncharacterized protein LOC124946982 encodes MTRFLIGTILFASLVVAGTWAVDGVKGGHRPRYPTSANQYGGNNNNVLCYKTVPYNHALAYNTTSGVPYNTIPLPQDNQDYAHSHGFITILDCCEGYKRNITNGNCDFHCEQGCFGGECTGPNQCTCKSGWFPENGVCMPVCLQSCQKDAYCFSPNVCACKLGYDEVNGECRPICPGGCRNGDCIAPRVCRCKSGYVLNNLQECVPVCEGGCPHGECTAPGICTCYEGYTNPPNERESCIPYCQNSCNGGQCISPGICNCIQGYVRNSNGGCSPDPVSNQCRYGCGDHGICIGYNRCQCEPGFKSEPDTGRCLLDKRSDQPPYGKPDQPLYGQPVNQPTYGQPVNQSPHGRPVDQPTGNQYEPICDLPCLNGECTGFNQCTCRHGYTFEQNDLTRTRCVPVCIGGCSNGVCTSPNHCICNPGYKKDLGVKGRQRCIPNYKYYLQSGQFKSRRWKSIDSFSYLCYASCTVPKSSKEPLPSSQSKVTTCHSPIVFCTIHNKIIKTNNKSIINNYIKQEKDQKMNSLFFFLLCIFIVVIEYSIENSELNNQGYCTKLVSYRKSESVPYLQSYREKKWGIFYTTKYRWNYRTEYYWAWKTEKICCDMYKQQNEKCVPICFHDCGHGDCVRPNICSCHEGYQLINSHNPVCVAVCKHPCVHGHCTAPDVCTCNPGYQMKLDKFTCEPICNPNCDLKTAYCSEPDVCTCREGYENKKNIGYTTCVPICSIPCINGNCTAPDTCTCNQGYSVDLYDKFTCKPVCDNCVDGTCTAPGICTCDQGYSLNEKGYCKPICSKSCHMGICIAPETCMCHEGYGFLNDSMNVCQPICPKACINGFCKHPNVCECHEGFQVTGDETSLHICIPHCNSPCEPNGECTAPNICTCHAGYSLADNTEAIYFDEESICKPICENVCVNGFCTAPNYCSCLLGYEHSDINNICIPVCNPTCSLHSHCKAPNECICNDGYKLTIDNIGNNNLTYTCEPICNEECINGFCNTPNECSCNIGYEKLNSIESNVCKPICEPSCWSHSSCTAPNVCTCDENYVLTTNKKNSSKCEPNCQPACPPNSICEVPGRCLCKEGYHPYYDNNSMNCEPICEFDCKNGICSSPNTCNCELGYINNKNGSCVAYCSVDCGNGTCTEPEVCSCDEGFVLTEENITCEPYCKNNCTNGNCVAPNDCHCYDGFIKNGNDSDSICVNACKNACNKNGICLDEQGNCDCFFGWNGTACEEPTFCIVDILEEYKAYETLSIIKEQNYPKILMSETYPTCQQCLSEVNNQTICFEFQYNIFREQNYSAVCLVDADSMCYITYSPIREVIKVSIAVGGVAILIMITSIGIACYKFKNYHENILWLPDKHYSIIVPSISFMNMRFNIASLYVIVYLMVDLPKISTLFPWKDINDQSICLEIITLSLISKSNLIDFNDRKMQFHNVPYYETYWHRVLGIYKQKRHRINYKIEYYPTYHTQEKCCKGYKEISNKCIPDCFPNCKNGLCEAPNVCECFPGYSISTEQKHICKPICSNGCWNGECVQPEVCVCPPDYFIDSDGYTCRPNCEDKCNPNNSYCSEPNTCACHVGYKKSNESEMCVPICERECINGKCVEPDICSCYDDYELDVNDSFNCIPKCEHNCLFGTCTAPNVCTCNIGYEPINESNCKPICSQSCVMGVCIAPEICSCVVGYKFSNVSVHVCEPHCDPECLNGTCIAPNICKCNEGFIFDEDDETKTICKPFCTSPCGFNAECTAPDRCTCHEGYRFVGKNDTTNNINAVSNNKNGTTCVPICEKDCVKGKCALPDVCICEEGYDKMLVQVIPDNIHNYPCTSICKKICDLNGNCNAPDNCICNNTYHNTNIQGKYICQPFCDINCEHGTCETPNVCTCDEGYKKNEESRCVDAICHSSCINGTCTKPNVCTCYEGFFLRNETLCEPFCENSCLNGTCMASNTCRCNEGYFEIKNNNISACALMCSQNCSEHGTCFDGQNSCSCFFGWIGINCDAASLCVYETTLNSTLLSSLTIINETNSTLMKSYDSAPLCYQCSNSLDNTTLCFVVHSNESLTIPTVACFLGTELPCYRRPHNNTLKSSFGITELLIAITIAIILAAAISGYVIIRKCRKQPTNLLPNEQTNSLIHDNDTLIIRDEDYLIEQWHV; translated from the exons ATGACGCGATTTCTGATCGGTACGATTTTATTCGCATCTCTCGTAGTTGCTGGCACCTGGGCAGTCGACGGCGTCAAAGGTGGCCATCGTCCTCGCTATCCAACGAGCGCTAATCAGTACGGTGGGAACAACAATAATGTGCTTTGCTACAAAACAGTACC ATACAATCATGCATTGGCTTATAATACTACTAGCGGAGTGCCTTACAATACAATCCCTTTGCCACAGGACAATCAGGATTAT GCTCATAGTCATGGATTCATAACGATCTTGGACTGCTGCGAGGGTTACAAGCGTAACATTACGAATGGCAACTGCGATTTTCATTGCGAGCAAGGTTGTTTCGGTGGCGAATGCACAGGGCCAAATCAATGCACTTGCAAATCCGGCTGGTTTCCTGAAAATGGAGTCTGTATGCCTGTTTGTCTGCAGTCATGTCAAAAAGATGCTTATTGTTTTTCGCCGAACGTTTGCGCGTGTAAATTGGGCTATGACGAAGTGAATGGTGAATGCAGGCCGATCTGTCCCGGTGGTTGCAGAAACGGTGATTGCATCGCACCACGCGTTTGCAGATGCAAATCTGGTTACGTATTAAACAATCTTCAGGAATGTGTTCCTGTCTGCGAGGGTGGCTGCCCCCATGGCGAATGTACCGCACCCGGTATTTGTACTTGTTATGAAGG GTATACCAATCCACCGAATGAACGAGAATCTTGCATTCCTTATTGCCAGAATAGCTGCAACGGTGGTCAATGTATCTCACCCGGTATTTGCAACTGCATCCAAGGTTACGTGCGTAACTCAAATGGTGGATGTTCGCCAGATCCCGTATCGAATCAATGTAGATACGGTTGCGGTGATCACGGCATTTGTATTGGTTACAATCGTTGTCAATGCGAACCAGGATTTAAATCAGAACCAGACACGGGTCGATGTCTACTGGATAAACGATCAGATCAACCACCCTATGGGAAACCGGATCAACCACTTTATGGACAACCAGTTAATCAACCAACCTATGGACAACCGGTTAATCAATCACCACACGGACGACCGGTCGATCAACCAACCGGTAACCAATACGAGCCTATTTGCGATTTACCTTGTCTGAATGGCGAATGCACTGGTTTCAATCAGTGCACCTGCAGACACGGTTACACATTCGAACAGAATGATCTGACGCGAACAAGATGCGTGCCCGTTTGCATTGGTGGTTGCTCCAACGGAGTCTGCACGTCACCAAATCATTGTATCTGCAATCCCGGCTACAAAAAAGATCTCGGTGTCAAAGGTAGACAAAGATGTATACCGAATTAT aaatattatttacaaagtgGTCAATTCAAATCGCGTCGATGGAAATCTATCGATTCTTTCTCATACCTGTGCTACGCATCCTGCACCGTTCCAAAATCCTCCAAGGAACCTTTACCTAGCAGTCA AAGCAAAGTCACAACGTGTCACTCTCCAATAGTCTTTTGTACGATacacaataaaattataaaaacaaataacaagtcaattattaataattatattaaacaagaaaaagatcaaaaaatgaattcgttattcttcttccttctttgtaTATTCATCGTGGTAATCGAATATTCTATAGAAAATTCTGAACTTAACAATCAAGGATACTGCACTAAACTCGTCAG TTATAGAAAATCGGAAAGTGTTCCATACCTGCAAagttatcgagaaaaaaaatggggaaTCTTTTACACAACAAAGTATCGATGGAACTATAGAACTGAG TATTACTGGGCATGgaaaacagagaaaatatGCTGTGACATGTACAAGCAACAGAACGAGAAATGCGTACCCATATGCTTCCATGATTGTGGTCACGGTGATTGCGTGAGACCTAACATTTGCTCCTGTCACGAGGGATACCAATTAATAAACTCTCACAACCCAGTTTGCGTGGCCGTTTGCAAACATCCCTGCGTGCATGGTCATTGTACGGCACCCGACGTTTGTACATGCAATCCTGGTTATCAGATGAAGTTAGACAAATTTACTTGCGAACCTATTTGCAATCCAAACTGTGATTTGAAAACTGCATACTGTTCGGAGCCAGATGTCTGTACATGTCGCGAAggatacgaaaataaaaaaaatatcggtTACACGACCTGCGTGCCTATATGTAGCATACCGTGCATCAATGGTAACTGCACAGCACCTGATACCTGCACTTGCAATCAGGGATACTCTGTAGATCTTTACGATAAGTTCACATGCAAACCAGTATGCGACAACTGCGTAGATGGCACTTGCACCGCACCAGGAATTTGTACCTGCGATCAAGGTTATTCTTTAAACGAGAAAGGCTATTGCAAGCCAATCTGTAGTAAGTCTTGTCATATGGGTATTTGTATCGCACCTGAAACTTGCATGTGCCATGAGGGTTATGGCTTTCTTAACGATTCGATGAACGTGTGCCAGCCGATCTGTCCAAAGGCATGTATTAATGGCTTTTGCAAACATCCTAACGTTTGTGAATGTCATGAAGGATTTCAAGTGACAGGCGATGAGACAAGCTTGCACATTTGCATACCTCATTGTAATAGTCCATGCGAACCAAATGGAGAATGTACCGCACCTAATATTTGCACCTGCCATGCGGGATATTCGCTCGCCGATAACACC gAAGCTATTTACTTCGATGAAGAATCGATATGCAAACCTATCTGTGAAAATGTATGCGTTAATGGATTTTGTACGGCACCAAATTACTGTAGTTGCTTGTTAGGATATGAACATTCCGATATAAACAACATTTGCATACCAGTCTGTAATCCCACTTGTTCATTACATAGCCATTGCAAGGCACCTAACGAATGTATCTGCAATGATGGATACAAGTTAACGATAGATAATATAGGGAATAATAATCTAACTTACACTTGTGAGCCGATTTGTAATGAAGAATGTATTAACGGATTTTGCAATACTCCAAATGAATGCAGTTGCAATATAGGCTACGAAAAATTGAATTCTATCGAGTCCAATGTTTGTAAACCAATCTGCGAACCTTCTTGTTGGTCGCATAGTAGCTGCACGGCACCTAACGTATGTACTTGCGAtgaaaattatgttttaacaacaaacaaaaagaattcgtCTAAGTGCGAACCGAACTGTCAGCCTGCTTGTCCTCCTAACAGCATTTGTGAAGTCCCAGGACGATGTCTTTGCAAAGAAGGTTATCATCCATACTATGATAACAATTCTATGAATTGCGAGCCGATCTGCGAATTCGACTGCAAAAATGGTATCTGCTCTTCGCCTAACACCTGTAACTGTGAACTAGGCTACATTAACAACAAAAACGGCTCATGCGTAGCCTATTGCTCAGTTGATTGTGGTAATGGAACCTGTACAGAACCAGAAGTTTGCAGTTGTGACGAAGGCTTCGTATTAACGGAGGAAAATATAACTTGCGAACCATATTGCAAAAATAATTGCACTAATGGCAATTGCGTAGCGCCAAATGACTGTCATTGTTACGACGGTTTTATAAAGAACGGCAATGATAGCGATTCAATATGCGTTAACGCCTGCAAAAATGCTTGTAACAAGAATGGCATTTGTCTTGATGAGCAAGGTAACTGTGATTGTTTTTTCGGATGGAATGGAACCGCCTGCGAAGAGCCGACTTTTTGTATAGTCGACATTTTAGAGGAATACAAAGCATATGAAAC attatcaattataaaagaacaaaattatcCAAAGATATTAATGAGTGAAACCTATCCAACCTGCCAGCAATGCTTGAGCGAAGTCAATAATCAGACAATTTGTTTCGAATTTCAATACAATATCTTCAGGGAACAAAATTACTCAGCCGTATGTCTCGTCGACGCAG ATTCAATGTGTTACATAACGTATAGTCCCATAAGAGAAGTTATAAAAGTTAGCATCGCCGTTGGGGGAGTAGCCATTTTAATTATGATCACTTCGATTGGTATTGCTTGTTAtaagtttaaaaatta TCATGAAAATATTCTCTGGCTACCAGACAAACATTATTCCATCATAGTACCAAGCATATCTTTCATGAACATGAGATTTAATATCGCATCCTTATATGTCATCGTTTATTTGATGGTCGACCTGCCAAAAATATCGACTCTATTTCCTTGGAAAGACATAAACGACCAGTCAATTTGCTTGGAAATCATAAC TTTGAGCTTAATTTCTAAATCaaatttgatcgattttaacgatagaaAGATGCAATTCCATAACGTTCCTTATTATGAGACATACTGGCACCGTGTACTGGGAATTTACAAACAGAAAAGACATcgcattaattataaaattgaa TATTATCCGACATATCACACACAAGAAAAATGCTGCAAGGGATACAAAGAGATATCAAATAAATGCATTCCGGATTGCTTTCCAAACTGTAAGAACGGATTATGTGAAGCTCCAAACGTATGCGAGTGCTTTCCAGGATACTCCATATCGACAGAGCAGAAACATATTTGTAAACCGATTTGTTCGAATGGTTGCTGGAATGGAGAATGCGTTCAACCCGAAGTTTGTGTTTGCCCTCCGGATTACTTCATAGATTCCGATGGCTACACTTGTCGTCCCAATTGCGAAGACAAGTGCAATCCTAATAACAGTTATTGTTCTGAACCGAATACTTGTGCTTGTCATGTTGGATATaagaaatcaaacgaatcGGAAATGTGCGTTCCAATTTGTGAGCGCGAATGTATCAACGGCAAATGCGTCGAACCGGACATCTGCAGCTGCTACGACGATTACGAACTCGATGTCAACGATTCGTTCAATTGTATTCCAAAATGCGAACACAATTGTCTCTTTGGAACATGTACAGCTCCCAACGTTTGCACATGCAACATCGGATATGAGCCAATCAACGAAAGTAACTGCAAGCCAATCTGCAGTCAATCGTGTGTAATGGGTGTTTGTATAGCACCTGAAATCTGCAGCTGCGTTGTTGGCTACAAATTTTCGAACGTTTCCGTGCACGTCTGTGAACCACATTGCGATCCTGAATGTCTCAATGGAACTTGCATTGCTCCGAACATTTGCAAATGCAACGAAGGATTCATCTTCGATGAAGACGATGAAACAAAGACAATCTGTAAACCCTTTTGCACCTCTCCTTGTGGTTTCAATGCTGAATGCACCGCACCTGATCGCTGCACTTGTCATGAAGGATATCGTTTCGTTGGGAAAAATGATACAACGAACAACATTAATGCG GTATCGAATAACAAAAATGGCACTACTTGCGTTCCGATATGTGAGAAAGATTGCGTGAAGGGCAAATGTGCCCTTCCTGATGTTTGCATCTGTGAAGAAGGATATGATAAAATGTTGGTACAAGTGATACCAGACAACATACATAATTATCCCTGTACatcaatttgtaaaaaaatctgTGATCTGAATGGCAATTGCAACGCACCTGATAATTGTATATGCAACAATACGTATCATAACACGAATATACAAGGTAAATACATTTGTCAACCTTTTTGCGATATAAACTGTGAGCATGGTACGTGTGAGACTCCAAATGTTTGCACCTGCGACGAGGGATACAAAAAAAACGAGGAGAGTCGATGTGTTGATGCGATTTGCCATTCTTCTTGTATCAATGGCACTTGCACCAAACCAAACGTTTGTACTTGTTACGAGGGCTTCTTTCTACGAAACGAAACGCTTTGCGAGCCATTTTGCGAAAATTCTTGTCTAAATGGAACATGCATGGCATCGAATACTTGTCGATGTAACGAAggttatttcgaaataaaaaacaacaataTTTCAGCTTGTGCCTTGATGTGTTCTCAAAACTGCAGTGAACATGGTACTTGCTTCGATGGACAAAACTCTTGCTCTTGTTTTTTTGGATGGATCGGTATAAATTGTGACGCAGCCAGTCTCTGCGTTTACGAAACAACTCTCAACTCGACTCTCCTCTCTTC GCTTACAATCATAAATGAGACGAATAGCACATTGATGAAAAGCTACGATAGCGCGCCACTTTGTTATCAATGTTCCAACTCCCTTGACAATACGACATTGTGTTTCGTCGTACATTCGAATGAATCACTTACAATACCAACAGTTGCTTGTTTCCTTGGTACAG AGTTGCCATGCTACAGGAGACCACATAATAATACACTAAAAAGCTCTTTTGGTATAACGGAGTTGCTCATAGCAATCACAATAGCGATCATACTAGCTGCAGCTATAAGTGGATATGTTATCATTCGCAAATGTCGAAAACAACCAACGAATTTAT tACCGAACGAGCAAACTAATTCATTGATACATGATAATGATACTCTGATAATTAGAGACGAAGATTATCTAATCGAACAATGGCATGTGTAA